In Arthrobacter alpinus, a single window of DNA contains:
- the fusA gene encoding elongation factor G, giving the protein MAQDVLTDLNQVRNIGIMAHIDAGKTTTTERILFYTGVNHKIGETHDGASTTDWMEQEKERGITITSAAVTCYWNKNQINIIDTPGHVDFTVEVERSLRVLDGAVAVFDGKEGVEPQSETVWRQADKYNVPRICFVNKMDKLGADFYFTVDTIINRLGAKPLVMQLPIGVESEFTGVVDLLTMKAFVWAGDSKGDVTMGAAYEIQEIPADLQEKAEEYRAALVEAAAESSEELMEKYLEGEEPSIEELKAGIRKLTVNSEIYPVFCGSAFKNRGVQPMLDAVIDFLPNPLDVGAMIGHDPRDESIEIKREPSETEPFSALAFKIATHPFFGQLNFIRVYSGKATSGTQLMNSTKGKKERIGKLFQMHANKEMPVDEIHAGHIYAVIGLKDTTTGDTLCDPANPIVLESMTFPAPVIFVAIEPKTKGDQEKLSTAIQKLSAEDPTFTVNLNEDTGQTEIGGMGELHLDILVDRMRREFNVEANVGKPQVAYRETIKRAVAKHDYTHKKQTGGSGQFAKIQIAIEPLDTAEGEMYEFSNKVSGGRVPREYIPSVDQGIQSALPDGVLAGYPMVGIKATLLDGASHDVDSSEMAFKIAGRMAFKEAARMANPILLEPLMEVEVRTPEEYMGEVIGDINSRRGQMQSMEDASGVKVIKALVPLSGMFGYIGDLRSKTQGRAVYSMKFDSYSEVPKAVADEIIQKARGE; this is encoded by the coding sequence GTGGCACAGGACGTGCTTACAGACCTTAACCAGGTTCGCAACATTGGCATCATGGCCCATATTGATGCTGGCAAGACCACTACGACTGAGCGCATTCTGTTCTACACGGGTGTGAACCACAAGATCGGCGAAACGCACGACGGTGCTTCGACGACTGACTGGATGGAACAGGAAAAGGAACGCGGCATCACTATCACGTCTGCCGCCGTGACCTGCTACTGGAACAAGAACCAGATCAACATCATTGACACCCCCGGCCACGTTGACTTCACGGTGGAAGTTGAGCGCTCCTTGCGAGTTCTCGATGGCGCCGTTGCTGTCTTCGACGGCAAGGAAGGCGTTGAGCCCCAGTCTGAGACCGTTTGGCGCCAGGCTGACAAGTACAACGTTCCGCGTATCTGCTTTGTCAACAAGATGGACAAGCTCGGTGCTGACTTCTACTTCACCGTAGACACCATCATCAACCGCTTGGGTGCCAAGCCGTTGGTTATGCAGCTGCCGATCGGCGTCGAGAGCGAATTCACCGGCGTCGTCGACTTGCTGACCATGAAGGCCTTCGTTTGGGCCGGTGACTCCAAGGGTGACGTCACCATGGGTGCCGCCTACGAAATCCAGGAGATCCCCGCTGATCTGCAGGAGAAGGCTGAAGAATACCGCGCAGCCCTCGTCGAGGCAGCTGCCGAGTCTTCCGAAGAGCTCATGGAGAAGTACCTCGAGGGCGAAGAGCCCTCCATCGAGGAACTGAAGGCTGGCATTCGCAAGCTGACGGTTAACTCCGAGATCTACCCGGTCTTCTGTGGTTCCGCATTCAAGAACCGCGGCGTGCAGCCGATGCTCGATGCTGTCATCGACTTCCTGCCGAACCCGTTGGATGTTGGCGCCATGATCGGTCACGATCCTCGCGACGAGTCCATCGAGATCAAGCGCGAGCCGAGCGAGACGGAGCCGTTCTCGGCTCTGGCCTTCAAGATCGCGACTCACCCCTTCTTCGGCCAGTTGAACTTCATTCGCGTGTACTCCGGCAAGGCAACTTCCGGTACACAGCTGATGAACTCGACCAAGGGCAAGAAGGAACGCATTGGCAAGCTCTTCCAGATGCACGCCAATAAGGAAATGCCCGTTGATGAGATCCACGCAGGTCACATCTACGCAGTGATCGGCCTCAAGGACACCACCACCGGTGACACCTTGTGCGATCCGGCTAACCCGATCGTTCTCGAGTCGATGACCTTCCCCGCTCCCGTGATCTTCGTTGCCATTGAGCCGAAGACCAAGGGTGACCAGGAGAAGCTCTCCACGGCTATCCAGAAGCTCTCCGCTGAGGACCCGACGTTCACCGTCAACCTCAACGAAGACACAGGCCAGACCGAAATTGGCGGCATGGGCGAGCTCCACTTGGACATCCTTGTGGACCGCATGCGTCGCGAATTCAACGTTGAAGCCAACGTTGGCAAGCCGCAGGTTGCATACCGCGAAACCATCAAGCGCGCCGTTGCCAAGCACGACTACACTCACAAGAAGCAGACCGGTGGTTCAGGTCAGTTCGCAAAGATCCAGATCGCCATTGAGCCGTTGGATACTGCCGAAGGTGAAATGTACGAGTTCAGCAACAAGGTCTCCGGTGGCCGTGTTCCTCGTGAATACATCCCCAGCGTTGACCAGGGCATCCAGTCCGCACTGCCTGACGGTGTGCTGGCCGGTTACCCGATGGTTGGCATCAAGGCCACACTGCTCGACGGTGCGTCCCACGATGTAGACTCCTCCGAAATGGCCTTCAAGATCGCCGGTCGAATGGCGTTCAAGGAAGCTGCTCGGATGGCTAACCCGATTCTGCTTGAACCGTTGATGGAAGTTGAAGTCCGCACCCCTGAGGAATACATGGGTGAAGTAATCGGTGACATCAACTCTCGTCGTGGCCAGATGCAGTCCATGGAGGATGCAAGCGGTGTCAAGGTCATCAAGGCTCTTGTTCCGTTGTCCGGCATGTTCGGTTACATCGGTGACCTGCGGTCCAAGACCCAGGGTCGTGCCGTGTACTCGATGAAGTTCGACAGCTACTCTGAGGTTCCGAAGGCAGTAGCCGACGAGATCATCCAGAAGGCCCGCGGCGAGTAG
- the tuf gene encoding elongation factor Tu has product MAKAKFERTKPHVNIGTIGHVDHGKTTLTAAISKVLYDKYPTLNEQRDFGSIDSAPEERQRGITINISHVEYQTEKRHYAHVDAPGHADYIKNMITGAAQMDGAILVVAATDGPMAQTREHVLLARQVGVPYLLVALNKSDMVDDEELLDLVEMEVRELLSSQGFDGDEAPVVRVSGLKALEGDPVWVKTVEDLMDAVDNHVPDPIRDKDKPFLMPVEDVFTITGRGTVVTGRAERGTLQINSEVEIVGIRPVQKTTVTGIEMFHKQLDEAWAGENCGLLLRGIKREDVERGQVIVKPGSITPHTDFEANVYILAKDEGGRHNPFYSNYRPQFYFRTTDVTGVITLPEGTEMVMPGDNTEMTVALIQPIAMEEGLGFAIREGGRTVGSGRVTKIIK; this is encoded by the coding sequence GTGGCAAAGGCAAAGTTCGAGCGGACCAAGCCGCACGTTAACATCGGCACCATCGGTCACGTTGACCATGGTAAGACCACGTTGACGGCTGCCATTTCCAAGGTACTGTACGACAAGTACCCGACTCTCAACGAGCAGCGTGATTTCGGTTCCATCGACTCGGCGCCGGAAGAGCGCCAGCGTGGTATCACGATCAACATCTCTCACGTTGAGTACCAGACCGAGAAGCGCCACTACGCACACGTAGACGCCCCCGGTCACGCTGACTACATCAAGAACATGATCACCGGTGCTGCCCAGATGGACGGCGCTATCCTGGTGGTTGCTGCGACTGACGGCCCGATGGCCCAGACTCGCGAGCACGTTCTGTTGGCCCGCCAGGTTGGTGTTCCCTACCTGCTGGTCGCACTGAACAAGTCCGACATGGTTGATGACGAAGAACTCCTCGACTTGGTCGAAATGGAAGTTCGCGAACTGCTCTCCTCACAGGGCTTCGACGGCGACGAGGCACCTGTTGTCCGCGTTTCCGGCTTGAAGGCTCTGGAAGGCGACCCGGTTTGGGTCAAGACTGTTGAAGACCTGATGGACGCAGTGGACAACCACGTGCCGGACCCCATCCGCGACAAGGACAAGCCGTTCTTGATGCCGGTTGAAGATGTCTTCACCATCACCGGTCGTGGCACCGTTGTTACGGGCCGCGCCGAGCGTGGAACGCTTCAGATCAACTCTGAGGTCGAGATCGTCGGCATCCGTCCGGTCCAGAAGACCACGGTTACCGGTATCGAAATGTTCCACAAGCAGCTCGACGAGGCTTGGGCCGGCGAGAACTGTGGTCTGCTGCTCCGCGGTATCAAGCGCGAAGACGTAGAGCGTGGCCAGGTTATCGTGAAGCCGGGTTCCATTACCCCGCACACCGATTTCGAAGCCAACGTCTACATCTTGGCCAAGGATGAGGGCGGTCGTCACAACCCGTTCTACTCCAACTACCGCCCGCAGTTCTACTTCCGCACCACGGATGTTACCGGCGTTATCACCTTGCCTGAGGGCACGGAAATGGTTATGCCTGGCGACAACACCGAAATGACTGTCGCGCTGATCCAGCCGATCGCCATGGAAGAGGGCCTCGGCTTCGCTATTCGCGAAGGCGGCCGCACCGTTGGTTCAGGTCGTGTCACCAAGATCATCAAGTAG
- the rpsL gene encoding 30S ribosomal protein S12, whose translation MPTINQLVRKGRTPKVTKTKAPALKGSPMRRGVCTRVYTTTPKKPNSALRKVARVRLNGGVEVTAYIPGVGHNLQEHSIVLVRGGRVKDLPGVRYKIVRGALDTQGVKNRKQARSRYGAKMEKK comes from the coding sequence GTGCCTACGATTAACCAGCTGGTCCGAAAGGGCCGGACACCCAAGGTCACGAAGACCAAGGCTCCCGCATTGAAGGGCAGCCCCATGCGTCGCGGCGTTTGCACGCGCGTTTACACCACCACCCCGAAGAAGCCGAACTCGGCTCTGCGTAAGGTTGCACGCGTGCGCCTCAACGGCGGCGTGGAAGTTACTGCTTACATCCCCGGTGTAGGCCACAACCTCCAGGAGCACTCCATCGTGCTCGTCCGTGGAGGCCGTGTTAAGGACCTTCCCGGTGTTCGTTACAAGATCGTCCGCGGTGCATTGGATACCCAGGGCGTCAAGAACCGCAAGCAGGCTCGTAGCCGCTACGGTGCAAAGATGGAGAAGAAGTAA
- the rplW gene encoding 50S ribosomal protein L23, with protein sequence MSAVTIKDPRDVVLAPVVSEKSYGLIDEGKYTFLVDPRSNKTEIKLAVEKIFSVKVDTINTINRAGKRKRTKFGWGQRKSTKRAIVSLREGTIDIFGGPLS encoded by the coding sequence GTGAGCGCCGTCACAATCAAGGATCCGCGCGACGTAGTGCTTGCACCCGTCGTCTCGGAAAAGAGCTACGGCTTGATCGACGAAGGTAAGTACACCTTCTTGGTTGACCCTCGCTCGAACAAGACCGAGATCAAGCTGGCCGTGGAGAAGATTTTCTCCGTCAAGGTCGACACGATCAACACCATCAACCGTGCCGGTAAGCGCAAGCGCACCAAGTTCGGATGGGGACAGCGTAAGAGCACCAAGCGCGCAATTGTCTCCCTCCGCGAGGGCACGATCGACATCTTCGGCGGTCCGCTTTCATAA
- the rpsG gene encoding 30S ribosomal protein S7 encodes MPRKGPAPKRPLVVDPVYGSPLVTQLINKVLVDGKKSTAERIVYGALEGVREKTGADPVVALKKAMENIKPSLEVKSRRVGGATYQVPVEVKPGRQTALALRWLVGYSKARREKTMTERLRNEVLDASNGLGAAVKRREDTHKMAESNKAFAHYRW; translated from the coding sequence ATGCCTCGCAAGGGTCCGGCCCCCAAGCGGCCGCTAGTTGTAGATCCCGTATACGGTTCCCCTTTGGTCACTCAGCTGATCAACAAGGTCCTGGTTGACGGTAAGAAGTCCACCGCAGAGCGCATCGTTTACGGCGCACTCGAGGGTGTACGCGAGAAGACCGGTGCTGATCCCGTTGTTGCCTTGAAGAAGGCCATGGAGAACATCAAGCCGAGCCTCGAGGTCAAGTCCCGCCGCGTTGGTGGCGCCACCTACCAGGTTCCGGTTGAAGTCAAGCCGGGTCGTCAGACCGCGCTTGCACTGCGCTGGTTGGTTGGTTACTCGAAGGCTCGCCGCGAGAAGACCATGACCGAGCGTTTGCGCAACGAAGTTCTGGATGCCTCCAATGGTCTTGGTGCCGCTGTCAAGCGTCGCGAAGACACTCACAAGATGGCTGAGTCCAACAAGGCCTTCGCCCATTACCGCTGGTAA
- a CDS encoding DNA-directed RNA polymerase subunit beta': MSSESSFGLMQIGLATAQDIRDWSHGEVKKPETINYRTLKPEKDGLFCEKIFGPSRDWECYCGKYKRVRFKGIICERCGVEVTRAKVRRERMGHIELAAPVTHIWYFKGVPSRLGYLLDLAPKDLEKVIYFAAYMITSVDDAARHEELPNLQIEHDLEKKRMVDTRDSDIATIARDLEGELARLEGEGAKAADKKKARDSADRQMANVRKRADADIDRLEQVWDRFKALKVADLEGDEALYRELRDRYGMFFEGAMGAEAIKSRLETFDMPGEAEILRDIIANGKGQRKTRALKRLKVVNAFLTTNNSPLGMVLDAVPVIPPELRPMVQLDGGRFATSDLNDLYRRVINRNNRLKRLLDLGAPEIIVNNEKRMLQEAVDSLFDNGRRGRPVTGPGNRPLKSLSDMLKGKQGRFRQNLLGKRVDYSGRSVIVVGPQLKLHQCGLPKQMALELFKPFVMKRLVDLNHAQNIKSAKRMVERFRPQVWDVLEEIITEHPVLLNRAPTLHRLGIQAFEPQLVEGKAIQLHPLVCGAFNADFDGDQMAVHLPLSPEAQAEARILMLSSNNILKPSDGRPVTLPSQDMIIGLYHLTTKREGSVGEGRVFSTSAEAIMAHDAGELHLNSQVKIRLDNFIPGAERKGPEGFVAGGSAIIDTSLGQVIFNETLPEDYPWVEAVADKGQLSEIVNDLAERYPKVIVAATLDNLKDAGFYWATRSGVTVAISDIKVPESKPAILESYEIKAAKVQAQYDKGLIADEERRQELIDIWNQATNEIADSMRASFAVSNTINRMVSSGARGNWMQVRQIAGIRGLVANPKGEIIPRPIKSSYREGLSVLEYFIATHGARKGLADTALRTANSGYLTRRLVDVSQDVIVREDDCGTERGLTLPIAVVDSMGEFVLHEEVENSVYARTLAAEVVDSSGAVLAEAGDDVGDVLIAKLFAAGIEEIKVRSVLTCESTVGTCALCYGRSLATGKTVDIGEAVGIIAAQSIGEPGTQLTMRTFHTGGAVSASRGEDITQGLPRIQELFEARTPKGVAPIAEAAGRINIDESEKTMRLILTPDDGTEEIAYPVLRRARLTVADGEHVEVGQKLIVGAVDPKQVLRILGPRAAQKHLVEEVQGVYRSQGVGIHDKHVEVIVRQMLRRVTVIESGDSKLLPGELAERGRFETENRRVVSEGKKPASGRNELMGITKASLATESWLSAASFQETTRVLTQAAMEGKSDPLLGLKENVIIGKLIPAGTGLPRYTNVTVEPTEEAKANLFTGPSAFSDFDYVGGVGDLGAEFRAIPLDDYDLGTNFSG, translated from the coding sequence ATGTCCAGCGAATCCTCCTTCGGCCTCATGCAGATTGGCCTGGCCACCGCGCAAGATATTCGCGACTGGAGCCACGGCGAAGTCAAGAAGCCGGAAACCATCAACTACCGTACGCTCAAGCCTGAGAAGGACGGCCTCTTCTGTGAGAAGATCTTCGGCCCGTCCCGCGACTGGGAATGCTACTGCGGTAAGTACAAGCGCGTGCGCTTCAAGGGCATCATTTGTGAGCGTTGTGGCGTTGAAGTCACCCGCGCCAAGGTGCGCCGTGAGCGCATGGGCCACATTGAACTTGCTGCTCCCGTAACCCACATCTGGTACTTCAAGGGCGTTCCCTCGCGCTTGGGCTACCTCTTGGACCTGGCACCGAAGGACCTTGAAAAGGTCATCTACTTCGCTGCCTACATGATCACCAGCGTTGACGACGCAGCACGTCACGAAGAGCTGCCGAACCTCCAGATTGAGCACGACCTGGAAAAGAAGCGCATGGTGGACACCCGTGACAGCGACATCGCCACGATCGCCCGCGATCTTGAGGGTGAGCTTGCACGCCTGGAAGGCGAAGGCGCCAAGGCTGCCGATAAGAAGAAGGCCCGCGATTCAGCGGACCGTCAGATGGCCAACGTGCGCAAGCGCGCTGACGCTGACATCGACCGCCTCGAGCAGGTTTGGGACCGTTTCAAGGCCCTCAAGGTTGCCGACCTCGAAGGTGACGAGGCCCTGTACCGCGAACTGCGTGACCGTTATGGCATGTTCTTCGAAGGTGCCATGGGTGCCGAAGCCATCAAGAGCCGTCTTGAGACCTTTGACATGCCCGGTGAAGCGGAGATCCTTCGCGACATCATCGCCAACGGCAAGGGCCAGCGCAAGACCCGTGCCCTCAAGCGACTGAAGGTTGTCAACGCATTCTTGACCACCAACAACAGCCCGCTTGGCATGGTTCTGGATGCCGTCCCGGTCATCCCGCCGGAACTGCGCCCCATGGTTCAGCTCGACGGTGGCCGTTTCGCCACCTCGGACTTGAACGATCTGTACCGTCGCGTGATCAACCGCAACAACCGTCTCAAGCGCCTGCTTGATCTGGGTGCTCCGGAGATCATCGTCAACAACGAAAAGCGCATGCTGCAGGAAGCTGTTGACTCCCTGTTCGACAACGGTCGTCGTGGCCGTCCCGTCACTGGACCGGGCAACCGTCCGTTGAAGTCCCTGAGCGACATGCTCAAGGGCAAGCAGGGTCGTTTCCGTCAGAACCTCCTCGGTAAGCGCGTTGACTACTCTGGCCGTTCGGTTATTGTTGTTGGCCCGCAGCTGAAGCTGCACCAGTGTGGTCTGCCCAAGCAGATGGCCCTGGAGCTCTTCAAGCCGTTCGTGATGAAGCGCCTGGTTGACCTCAACCACGCACAGAACATCAAGAGCGCCAAGCGCATGGTTGAGCGTTTCCGTCCCCAGGTTTGGGATGTTCTCGAAGAGATCATCACCGAGCACCCGGTACTGCTGAACCGTGCACCAACCCTGCACCGTTTGGGTATCCAGGCGTTCGAGCCTCAGCTTGTTGAAGGTAAGGCAATCCAGCTTCACCCGCTGGTTTGTGGTGCTTTCAACGCTGACTTCGACGGTGACCAGATGGCAGTTCACTTGCCGCTGAGCCCTGAAGCCCAGGCTGAAGCCCGCATCTTGATGTTGTCCTCGAACAACATTTTGAAGCCTTCAGATGGCCGCCCGGTTACCTTGCCTTCGCAGGATATGATCATCGGTCTGTACCACTTGACCACCAAGCGCGAGGGTTCCGTTGGCGAAGGCCGCGTATTCTCCACCTCCGCCGAGGCCATCATGGCCCACGACGCCGGTGAGCTGCACTTGAACTCCCAGGTGAAGATCCGTTTGGACAACTTCATCCCGGGTGCCGAGCGCAAGGGTCCGGAAGGCTTCGTTGCTGGCGGTTCCGCCATCATCGACACCTCCTTGGGCCAGGTCATCTTCAACGAGACTCTTCCTGAGGATTACCCCTGGGTTGAGGCTGTTGCCGATAAGGGTCAGCTCTCTGAGATCGTCAACGACCTCGCCGAGCGCTACCCCAAGGTTATTGTGGCAGCAACACTGGATAACCTGAAGGATGCCGGTTTCTACTGGGCAACCCGCTCAGGTGTCACCGTTGCCATCTCCGACATCAAGGTGCCCGAATCCAAGCCCGCCATTTTGGAGAGCTACGAGATCAAGGCAGCCAAGGTCCAGGCCCAGTACGACAAGGGTCTGATCGCTGACGAGGAGCGCCGCCAGGAGCTCATCGACATCTGGAACCAGGCAACCAACGAGATCGCTGACTCGATGCGTGCGTCCTTCGCCGTGTCCAACACGATTAACCGTATGGTTTCCTCCGGTGCTCGTGGTAACTGGATGCAGGTTCGCCAGATTGCCGGTATCCGTGGCTTGGTAGCCAACCCGAAGGGTGAAATTATTCCTCGCCCGATCAAGTCCTCCTACCGTGAGGGCCTGTCGGTTTTGGAGTACTTCATTGCTACTCACGGTGCTCGTAAGGGTCTGGCTGATACCGCTCTGCGTACGGCTAACTCCGGTTACCTGACGCGTCGTTTGGTTGACGTTTCACAGGATGTCATCGTTCGCGAAGACGACTGTGGCACCGAGCGCGGATTGACCCTGCCCATCGCAGTGGTTGATTCCATGGGTGAGTTTGTGCTGCACGAGGAAGTTGAGAACAGCGTTTACGCTCGTACCTTGGCTGCCGAGGTAGTTGACTCCTCAGGTGCCGTTTTGGCCGAGGCCGGAGACGACGTCGGAGATGTCCTCATTGCCAAGCTGTTCGCAGCCGGCATCGAAGAGATCAAGGTCCGTTCCGTACTTACTTGTGAGTCCACGGTTGGAACCTGCGCACTGTGCTACGGCCGTTCCCTGGCCACGGGTAAGACCGTGGACATTGGTGAGGCTGTCGGCATTATCGCCGCTCAGTCCATTGGTGAGCCCGGTACTCAGCTGACCATGCGTACCTTCCACACCGGTGGTGCTGTTTCCGCCAGCCGTGGCGAGGACATCACCCAGGGTCTGCCCCGTATTCAGGAGCTCTTCGAAGCACGTACCCCCAAGGGTGTTGCTCCGATCGCAGAAGCTGCCGGCCGCATCAACATTGATGAGTCCGAGAAGACCATGCGTTTGATCCTGACACCGGACGACGGCACGGAAGAGATCGCTTACCCGGTCCTGCGACGCGCACGCCTGACGGTTGCCGACGGCGAGCACGTTGAGGTTGGCCAGAAGCTGATTGTGGGTGCAGTTGACCCCAAGCAGGTTCTGCGCATCCTCGGCCCGCGTGCCGCTCAGAAGCACCTCGTTGAGGAAGTTCAGGGCGTTTACCGCAGCCAGGGTGTAGGTATCCACGACAAGCACGTCGAGGTTATCGTCCGCCAGATGCTTCGCCGCGTCACGGTCATCGAGTCCGGTGACTCGAAGCTGCTGCCCGGTGAGCTTGCCGAGCGCGGCCGCTTCGAGACGGAAAACCGTCGCGTTGTGTCCGAGGGCAAGAAGCCGGCATCAGGCCGTAACGAGCTCATGGGTATCACCAAGGCTTCCTTGGCCACCGAATCATGGCTCTCCGCTGCTTCCTTCCAGGAAACCACCCGCGTTTTGACGCAGGCGGCCATGGAAGGCAAGTCTGACCCGTTGCTGGGTCTGAAGGAGAACGTGATCATCGGTAAGTTGATCCCCGCTGGTACCGGTCTGCCGCGCTACACCAACGTCACGGTGGAGCCCACAGAAGAAGCCAAGGCCAACCTGTTCACCGGTCCGAGCGCTTTCAGCGACTTTGACTACGTGGGCGGCGTTGGAGACTTGGGCGCCGAGTTCCGTGCCATCCCCTTGGATGACTACGATCTGGGCACCAACTTCTCCGGATAG
- a CDS encoding MFS transporter — MSKVTKNINGSVSSASAAIAALPTRRVGGRWVTFFALSWFGVWIAQLTPVQLLLPLQLEELLATTDWIQNVLGFGTISGIAGAFALVAYPLTGALSDRTTSRFGRRRPWIAAGTAGFAVSLLFLGFQHSLVGIGVCWVAAGIFFCVLTAALTAAISDQVPVNQRGYVSGWISAPQAMGIIAGLVLVTTLGLGTFGGYTLMAALLVILVLPFLLLVPDAVLPRGVVSPLTWRSLLEGMWISPRAFPDFGWTLLSRVLVNLGNAFGTSLLLYFLMYGLQVADAEGSLILLTLVYMVFVIAASLWLGRLSDRLGRRRVFVFFASVLQATAALILAFVPTLGAATFAAALLGLGYGCFLSVDQALATEVLPDQLSRGKDLGIMNIALTVPQAFAPMLGAVLVSLSGGFTLLFLVSGITALAGALAVGQVRSVR, encoded by the coding sequence GTGAGCAAAGTCACTAAAAATATCAACGGGTCAGTGTCCTCTGCAAGCGCGGCGATCGCCGCTCTCCCCACACGGAGAGTGGGCGGGCGATGGGTTACATTCTTCGCGCTGAGCTGGTTTGGGGTCTGGATTGCGCAGCTGACACCCGTGCAATTGCTCCTTCCGCTACAGCTTGAAGAGTTGCTGGCCACGACGGATTGGATCCAGAACGTGCTCGGTTTCGGCACGATCTCTGGGATTGCTGGTGCATTTGCGCTGGTTGCCTACCCCCTAACCGGCGCCTTGTCCGACCGCACCACGTCCCGCTTTGGCCGACGACGACCCTGGATTGCTGCCGGCACGGCAGGATTCGCCGTCTCCTTGCTGTTCTTGGGATTTCAGCATTCCCTGGTGGGAATCGGGGTCTGCTGGGTAGCTGCAGGCATCTTCTTCTGCGTACTCACGGCGGCTCTCACCGCCGCCATTTCCGATCAAGTCCCCGTCAACCAACGTGGCTACGTCTCAGGATGGATTTCGGCACCACAGGCTATGGGCATCATTGCCGGGTTAGTCCTTGTGACGACATTGGGGCTCGGGACGTTTGGTGGCTACACCCTCATGGCCGCCCTGCTCGTGATTCTGGTGCTGCCGTTCCTGTTGCTCGTCCCGGACGCGGTCCTGCCGCGAGGGGTTGTGTCTCCACTTACGTGGCGTTCACTGCTTGAGGGAATGTGGATCAGCCCCCGGGCCTTTCCCGACTTCGGTTGGACGCTCCTGAGCCGGGTACTGGTCAACCTCGGCAATGCCTTTGGCACAAGTTTGCTGTTGTACTTCCTGATGTACGGCCTGCAAGTTGCCGATGCCGAGGGTTCGCTCATTCTCCTGACACTGGTGTACATGGTTTTTGTGATCGCAGCATCCCTCTGGCTTGGCCGGCTCTCGGACAGGCTGGGACGACGTCGGGTCTTCGTCTTTTTCGCGTCGGTGCTGCAAGCCACGGCCGCACTGATCCTCGCCTTCGTCCCCACGCTGGGCGCGGCCACGTTCGCCGCCGCCCTGCTGGGCTTGGGCTACGGCTGCTTCCTGTCCGTGGATCAGGCCCTGGCCACAGAGGTCCTGCCAGACCAGCTCTCTCGGGGCAAGGACCTCGGCATCATGAACATCGCGCTTACCGTGCCGCAAGCCTTTGCTCCAATGTTGGGTGCGGTACTGGTTAGCCTGTCAGGAGGGTTCACGCTGCTCTTTCTTGTTTCGGGCATCACGGCTTTGGCCGGGGCCCTAGCCGTGGGGCAGGTCCGGAGCGTCAGATAG
- the rplC gene encoding 50S ribosomal protein L3, protein MTATRNTKGILGTKLGMTQVWDENNLLVPVTVVQADSNVITQLRNAEVDGYVAIQIGYGQIDPRKVTKPLAGHFAKAGVTPRRHVVELRTEDADTYTLGQELSVEIFEAGQKVDVVGTSKGKGFAGVMKRHGFKGAPASHGAHKNHRKPGSIGGASTPGRVFKGMRMAGRMGAERVTTMNLTVHGVDAEKSLLLIKGAVPGARGQVVFVRAAVKGA, encoded by the coding sequence ATGACCGCGACCCGAAACACTAAGGGCATCCTGGGCACGAAGCTCGGCATGACCCAGGTCTGGGACGAGAACAACTTGCTTGTTCCCGTAACCGTCGTCCAGGCCGACTCCAACGTCATCACCCAGCTGCGCAACGCAGAGGTAGATGGCTATGTAGCGATCCAGATCGGCTACGGCCAGATCGATCCTCGTAAGGTAACCAAGCCCTTGGCTGGTCACTTCGCAAAGGCAGGCGTCACGCCTCGCCGCCACGTCGTCGAGCTGCGCACCGAAGATGCTGACACCTACACCCTCGGCCAGGAGCTCTCCGTTGAGATCTTCGAAGCCGGCCAGAAGGTCGACGTCGTCGGCACTTCAAAGGGTAAGGGCTTCGCCGGTGTCATGAAGCGTCACGGCTTCAAGGGTGCTCCGGCCTCGCACGGTGCACACAAGAACCACCGCAAGCCCGGTTCCATCGGTGGCGCGTCCACCCCTGGCCGCGTTTTCAAGGGTATGCGCATGGCAGGCCGTATGGGTGCCGAGCGCGTAACCACCATGAACCTCACGGTTCACGGTGTTGACGCCGAGAAGTCGCTGCTGCTGATCAAGGGTGCCGTCCCCGGCGCCCGCGGCCAGGTCGTATTCGTACGCGCCGCCGTGAAGGGAGCATAA
- the rpsJ gene encoding 30S ribosomal protein S10 codes for MAGQKIRIRLKSYDHEVIDVSARKIVETVTRAGATVVGPVPLPTEKNIYCVIRSPHKYKDSREHFEMRTHKRLIDIIDPTPKAVDSLMRLDLPADVNIEIKL; via the coding sequence ATGGCGGGACAAAAAATCCGCATCCGGCTGAAGTCATATGACCACGAGGTTATTGATGTTTCAGCCCGGAAGATCGTTGAGACGGTCACGCGCGCAGGCGCAACGGTAGTAGGCCCTGTGCCGCTGCCCACCGAGAAGAACATTTACTGCGTAATTCGTTCACCTCACAAGTACAAGGACAGCCGCGAGCACTTTGAAATGCGCACGCACAAGCGTCTAATCGACATCATCGATCCCACGCCGAAGGCAGTTGATTCGCTTATGCGTCTCGACCTGCCGGCCGACGTGAACATCGAAATCAAACTGTAG